The Pan troglodytes isolate AG18354 chromosome 7, NHGRI_mPanTro3-v2.0_pri, whole genome shotgun sequence genome has a window encoding:
- the LOC104007761 gene encoding LOW QUALITY PROTEIN: serine/arginine repetitive matrix protein 1-like (The sequence of the model RefSeq protein was modified relative to this genomic sequence to represent the inferred CDS: deleted 1 base in 1 codon) — protein MTRKHLKAQITLEQRRQYRRQNQQSSSDSGSSFSSEDERPKKSHVKNGEVGKRWRHSPSRSASPSPQTHQKETSPHGRRRRSPSPPPTRRRRSPSPAPHPRRLRTATPPPRRRTPSPLRRRSPSPRRYSPPIQRRYSPSPPPKRRTASPPPPPKRRASPFPPPKRRVSHSPPPKQRSSPVTKRRSPSLSSKHRKGSSPSRSTREARSPHPNKWHSPSPRPRAPQTSSSPPPVRRGASSSPQRRQSPSPSTRPIRRVSRTPEPKKIKKAASPSPQSVRRVSSSRSVSGSPEPAAKKPPASPSPIQSQSPSTNWSPAVPVKKAKSPTPSPSPPRNSDQEGGGKKKKKKKDKKHKKDKKHKKHKKHKKEKAVAAAAAAAVTPAAIAAATTTLAQEEPVAAPEPKKETESEAEDNLDDLEKHLRERALRSMRTFFFKN, from the exons ATGACCAGGAAACATCTCAAGGCACAGATAACACTTGAG CAGAGACGCCAATACAGACGACAAAACCAGCAGTCTTCGTCTGACTCTggttcctccttctcctcagaaGATGAACGACCCAAGAAATCCCATGTGAAGAATGGTGAGGTTGGCAAGCGGTGGAGACATTCCCCTTCCCGGAGTGCTTCTCCATCACCACAAACGCACCAAAAAGAGACTTCCCCTCATGGTAGACGGAGGAGAAGTCCATCCCCACCACCCACCAGAAGGCGACGGTCTCCTTCTCCCGCCCCTCATCCTCGACGGCTCAGGACTGCCACACCACCACCACGACGAAGGACTCCTTCTCCCCTACGTCGGCGCTCACCTTCTCCTAGAAGATACTCTCCTCCAATACAGAGGAGATACTCTCCTTCTCCACCTCCAAAGAGAAGAACGGCTTCACCTCCTCCCCCTCCTAAACGAAGAGCATCACCATTTCCACCACCAAAGCGGCGGGTCTCCCATTCTCCACCTCCCAAACAAAGAAGTTCCCCAGTCACCAAGAGACGTTCACCTTCATTATCATCCAAGCATAGGAAAGGGTCTTCCCCAAGCCGCTCTACCCGGGAGGCCCGATCACCACATCCAAACAAATGGCATTCGCCCTCACCACGGCCTCGAGCTCCTCAGACCTCCTCAAGTCCTCCACCCGTTCGAAGAGGAGCGTCGTCATCACCCCAAAGAAGACAGTCCCCGTCTCCAAGTACTAGGCCCATTAGGAGAGTCTCCAGGACTCCGGAacctaaaaagata aaaaaggcTGCTTCCCCAAGCCCACAGTCTGTAAGGAGGGTCTCATCCTCCCGATCTGTCTCTGGGTCTCCTGAGCCAGCAGCTAAAAAGCCCCCAGCATCTCCATCCCCCATCCAGTCTCAGTCACCGTCTACAAACTGGTCACCAGCTGTACCGGTCAAAAAGGCCAAAAGCCCAACACCGAGCCCATCACCGCCAAGAAATTCAGATCAAGAAGGaggtggaaagaaaaagaagaaaaagaaggacaagaaacacaaaaaggaTAAGAAGCACAAGAAGCACAAAAAACACAAGAAGGAAAAGGCTGTGGCtgcagctgctgcagctgctgtgaccCCTGCAGCCATTGCAGCTGCCACAACCACATTAGCACAGGAAGAGCCAGTGGCAGCGCCAGAGCCGAAGAAGGAGACTGAAAGTGAAGCTGAAGATAACCTTGATGATTTAGAAAAGCACCTGCGTGAAAGGGCcctgagatcaatgaggacttttttttttaagaattag